The Coffea arabica cultivar ET-39 chromosome 8e, Coffea Arabica ET-39 HiFi, whole genome shotgun sequence genome window below encodes:
- the LOC113702996 gene encoding premnaspirodiene oxygenase-like, translated as MTCRAAFGGILKNNETMIEFLKKSVTLAGGFVAADFFASLKILPIISGIKGELLTMHHKIDAILDDVINQHKVNHESGKKGNAESGDEDLIDVLLRQQENGSLQIPITSQKIKADIFNTGTDTTSIVTEWAMSELMKNPKVMAKVQAEVRQVCKGKKTIEEEDIQKLTYLKMVVKETLRLHPPVPLIPRSNKEIKPRCQRVYDTHSC; from the exons ATGACCTGTAGAGCAGCTTTTGGGGGAATattgaagaacaatgaaacaatGATCGAGTTTTTGAAGAAGTCAGTCACCCTAGCGGGTGGCTTTGTTGCTGCTGATTTTTTCGCCTCCTTGAAAATACTTCCTATTATCAGCGGAATAAAAGGCGAATTGCTCACAATGCACCATAAAATAGATGCCATTCTAGATGATGTGATCAATCAGCACAAAGTGAACCATGAATCTGGAAAAAAGGGCAATGCTGAATCAGGAGATGAAGATCTTATTGACGTTCTTTTAAGACAACAGGAAAATGGAAGCCTTCAGATTCCCATCACAAGCCAAAAAATCAAAGCT GATATATTCAATACCGGAACAGACACTACATCAATAGTAACTGAATGGGCTATGTCAGAATTGATGAAGAATCCGAAGGTAATGGCCAAGGTACAAGCAGAAGTGAGACAAGTTTGCAAGGGAAAGAAGACCATTGAGGAGGAGGATATTCAAAAACTGACCTACCTGAAGATGGTGGTTAAAGAAACTCTAAGGCTGCATCCACCTGTTCCTTTAATCCCAAGATCAAACAAGGAAATTAAACCGCGATGTCAAAGGGTATATGATACCCATTCTTGTTAA